GCAAAACCAACCCCGAATGGGTACAAGGCTTTATCAACCGACACCGGCACAAAATGGCCAAACTGAGCTTGCGCGAAGCGGGGAAATATTTGCCGCCAAAGGTCATCTGAAAACGTGAGCTTCAACGAAGTTAAACAAAGTTCCTACATAACTAAAATGTAAATAGCATCCTGCACTTACCTCTATCAAAGTGCAGGATGTTTTGTTTCAGGCTGCCTGAAACGCCCAAAAAACAGTATGATTCATTTGTTTTCTGTTTGGAGGAGTCATCCATGATTGCAGCTACCATCACCATCCAAGACCAAAACCTCGCCGGCAAAGTGCTGCACGAACTGTTTTTGAAGTTCCGAACCAACCACATCAGCGCGGCGGAGCTGATTGCCGAACGCGTACGGCAGGAAGTCGCCGCCTACAATGACCGCGCCGCCGATGCCCTGCTGCGCCACAGCCTCGTTATCCCCACCGATCGCGGCGACATCGTGATTCGGGAAACGCACGGCAAAAAAGGCGCGCACCCGCAGCCTGTGGACGCGGAAAAGCAAATCGCCGTCGCCCTGAAAGCTTTTGAGCAGAACGCGTTTTTCATCCTTGCCGACAACCGCCAACTGGAAACGCTGGACGACATGGTGTACCTGCATGACGGACTGGTCGTCAATTTCATCAAACTCACGCCGCTGGTGGGCGGATAAGCAGCCTGAAAACCGTCGCAGAACGCTACCGCGCCTTTACCGAAACCACCCGATACAGCCTGAACAGTGCGGACAAGAAAACCCTTACCGACGTTGTCCGCCTTTGCAGCGAAATATAGTGGATTAACTTTAAACCGGTACGGCGTTGCCTCGCCTTAGCTCAAAGAGAACGATTCTCTAAGGTGCTGAAGCACCAAGTGAATCGGTTCCGTACTATCTGTACTGTCTGAGGCTTCGTCGCCTTGCCCTGATTTAAAGTTAATCCACTATAACCAACACATCCATACACAAGGAAAGTCCTATGACCCAAAACCAAACCGTGCAGATTTCCGACAGTCGCCGTGCCGAGTTCAATCAGCTTCTCGACGTACTGCAAAGGGAATGGCGCCAAAAATGTTTGAACGAATACGACACGATAAATCTGAAACTCTGCCCCAGCTTTACCGAAGTGGAGAAAGCCGCTCCCGAATACCGCGTCGATTTCCTGATCCACTGCATTGATTTGATACGCGGCTGGGGACGAAATAAAGTTTTTAACAATAAAGGCGGGGACTGGATACGCAGTTACGGCACCACCCGTGCGGCGGTGGCGATGGCTCTAGCGCGCAAAACGCTGCCGATGACAGAGCAGGATGTGCAGCGCATTTTTGCCGCCATGCTGGACGACAACGGGCTGTCCGAACGACAGGCAGATGACTATCCGCTCAAATATCTGATCAACCAAATCAAAAAACAGTTTCCCAATCCGAGCGAAACGCTTTCGGAATGCCTGAAAAACGCCTGCAGCCGTTACCGCGTCTTTGCGGAAAACCTGTGGGACAAGAAAGCCGCTACCGCCAACCTTGCCGCTCTGGCGGAACTGGCAGGCGGTTCTGCCGAAGCCTGCTTCCCCGCCCAAGACGACGAGTTTGCCCAGTACGCCAATCCGCAGCTTGCCGCGCTGCCACCGGAACAGCAGGACGTATGGAGCAAGATCATTGCGCTTGCCCTATCCGCCAATGCGGGCAAGCCAAGCGAAAAATACCTAAAAGAAGCCAAAACGCTGATTGACACGCTGGGGGCGGACAGGTTCAAAAAGATGCTGCACGGCTGGATAGAATTTGTCTACGGTAATGAAGAAGTACGTATTGAAACCTTTACCCACGAATACAGAGGCGGCTCATACAACTACGACACCCATGTCCTGCCCGTTTGCAGCATCAACCAGACCGTGCTCAAAGGGCTGGTGTGGATGTGCAGCCATTTCCACGACAGCGCCACCCTGTCCGCCCTTACCCAGCTTGCGCTGCATTCATACGACAAAATCCCCAATCTCGGCGCGCGCTATGCTGCTATGGGCAACGCCTGTTTCTACGCGCTGTTCCGCTCCAAAGGGCTGGACGGCATCGCCTGCCTTTCACGCCTGCGCCTGCGGATTAAGTTCAGCAACGTACAGAGCGCGATTGCCAAATATTTGGACGAAGCCGCTGCGCAGCGGGGCGTATCCCGCAACGAAATCGAAGACATGGCGGTGGACAGTTTCGGCTTGCAGGAAGGCTGCCGCGACTATGACTTCGGCGGCTACACCTGCCGTCTGGCGGTAACGGGCGTAGGCAAGTCCGAACTGCGCTGGTTCAAACCCGACGGCTCGCCGCAGAAAACCGTACCCGCCTTCGTGAAAACCGACCATGCCGACAAACTGAAAAAGATTAAAGCCGCACAAAAAAACCTCAACACCACGCTCACAGCCCAACGCGACCGCTTGGACCAAATGATGCGCTCCGAACACCGCGTACCGCTGGAACACGCCGAACAGTATTACTGGCAGCACGGGCTGATGTCCTGCCTCACGCGCCCGCTAATATGGCAGTTTTTCCGCGACGAAAACGATACGCAGGGTTGCACTGCATTGTGGTTGGACGGAACATGGGTGGACGAAACGGGCGCGCAAACCGATGTTTCGGACTGCCTGCAAATCAGCTTGTGGCATCCCGCGCTCGCTACGCAGCAAAGCATCGCCCAATGGCGTAAACTGCTGCTGGACAAAGAAATCCGCCAGCCGCTGAAACAGGCATACCGCGAAATCTATCTGCTTACCGAAGCCGAAATCAACACCAAAACATACAGCAACCGTTTTGCCGCCCACATCCTGAAACAACACCAATACATGACGCTTGCCAAAGGGCGCGGCTGGAAAGGCTCGCTGGCCGGCGCGTGGGACGGCGGCGACGATGCAACCGTATCGTTGGATTTGCCCGAATACAACCTGCGCGCCGAATTTTGGACAAACGCGGTGGACAGCGAAGAAGCGTGGACGGAAAGCGGTATCTGGCAGTATGTCAGCACCGACCAAGTGCGCTTTCACCGGTTGGACGACGGTTACAATGCCACCGCGCTGGACTTAATTGATATTCCGCCGCGCATGTTTTCCGAAGTGTTGCGCGACGTGGATTTGTTTGTGGGCGTGGCGAGCGTAGGCAACGACCCGACTTGGGAAGACAACGGCGGAGAGGCGCGTTTTTACAGCTACTGGCAGAGCTATTCCTTCGGCGATTTGGGCGAAGTCGCCAAAACCCGCAAAGCCGTGCTGGAAACCCTGCTGCCGCGCCTGAAAATCGCCAAGGTTGCCCACATAGACGGCAACTTCCTCGTCGTGCAGGGCAAACTGCGTACCTACAAAATCCACATCGGCAGCAGCAACATCCTGATGCTGCCGGACGACCAATACCTCTGCATCGTGCCCGACAGCCGCAAAAAAGACGCATCCGACAAGCTGTTTATCCCGTTTGAGGGCGACAACACACTCTCGGTCGTCCTCTCCAAAGCCATGCTGCTGGCGGAAGACGACAAGATTACCGACAGCACGATTACCTCGCAGATTCAGCGGTAAATTGGGACAGCCTGAAAAACACAAATGCCTCCATCCTTGCGGTTTCAGGCTGTTTTGGAACACAGGACGCGTAGGCAGCACATACCTGCCCTACGGCGAGAACACAAGGCATAGGTCGGGTTCAAACCCAACATTTTGGGAATATTTGACCGTTTTGTTGCGGTTTGAGCCGGCCTGCGCTTGTTAAATATCTGCTGCCGAAGGTCGTCTGAAAAAGGCAGCCTGTCCTTCGGGTTATCAAATTTCAGACGACCCGAAACCTTCAACAACAAGGAAAAACCATGCTTACCACCCAAGCAGAGCAACTGATGCAACAATATAAAACCCAATTTATGCAGGACTGCGCCGAACGCGCTCCCAAATTGACCGCCTTTATCCAAGAAATATTGCAGGGCAGGCATTGGGGGTTTTCAGATGAAAACGAATCATTTGATCAGGCGGTGGCACTGATTATGGAATACGAATATCAGGATTTCTCTGTTTACGGCTGGCTGCGCAACCCAAATGGCGGCTATTTAGGCGACGGCATCATAGACTTCCCCAAAGAATGCCTGCCCAAATTTGATGCAGATGTGGAAGACGAGATATACGGCTTGGAACAGGACAAAAACGAAGAAGAAGATGACGAAGATGCCGAAGAAGAAGTATGGGATGCAGTAGACGATTTTTACAGCGGGTTACACGAATATTTCGGCCGCTGGTTTGCGGGCTGCTTCCGAACCGCCGCGCAAAACACCGCCTCCACCCTGCCCGCCTATTTTTCTGTACACGACACCAACAGCTACACTAATTTTGCCACCATGCAGGAGGAACTTTGCGACAATATTGCCCAAAAATTCGGCTGGGTATCGTTTTGGCAGGATTAGCAACGTGCCATAACCCAAAGGTCGTCTGAAAACTCAGCTTCAATGCAATCAAAACAAGTTTTCCGAAGAAAGCATAGGTTATAGTGGATTAAATTTAAATCAGGACAAGGCGACGAAGCCGCAGACAGTACAAATAGTACGGCAAGGCGAGACAACGCCGTACTGGTTTAAATTTAATCCACTATACTTTCCCATCCAACCCAACAACAGACCACCCATGAAGTTTCTCAAAAAACTATGCGAACGAATTCTTGACTGGCTCGTCACCAGCAACATGGCGGGCTATGTGATATTGCTGACTATCGCCACTGTTCTCGGACTGATGTACGGCGGAGATATGATTCTGGATAAAGTCCTTGGTCACATTGATACACCTTGGCTCCCTATTATCGGCTTCTGTCTGGCATTGGCTACACTCTTCGCAATTTGTTTTATCGAAGAAGATTTAGCCGAGCAGACAACGGAATTCAAACGGCGCGACAAATATCTGTGCGGCGCAATCGGCGGTTTGGTCAGCGCGCTATTGATTAAATGGACATGGCAGGCAGCCTTGGTGGGATTGTCGATAGGCATACTGCTGGCGGCGTTGATGAGATGGTTGAAATATGTGATGCGTTATATGTAAATTGGTCTAAGCATCCCTTTTCAGACGACCCTTTACCCCAATCCTTTGAAATATTCTCAAGAAACTGCATAACCGATTTTAGGATTGGTCCACTATCTTTGCCGCAGGCATACCGCTGCCGAACAATCGTCATGATAGGGAACCCTTTTTACTGCTCGGCGTAAGGCTTCCAACTTATCTAGCAAAGACGGGGAAGCGTTCCATAATGCTTCCAAGCGTTCATGAGGTAGCGCGTCGTGCAGACCGTCAGAACAAACCAAAACTGCCTCGCCTCTTTGCAGAGCAAATGAATCGGTAAAAATTTTAAAATGGGTTTCTTCGTCATCCGCTATCAGGCAGTGCGCCAAAGAATAGTACATATCGGCGTATTCCGTATCTGCCCGCGCTTCCCCCTGCTCGATTAAATCAGCCAACACCGTGTGGTCATGGCTTACCTGCCGCCAACGCCCCTCTGCCGATATATGGTAAACACGGCTGTCGCCGACATTGCAGATGCGGCACAAACCGTCCGCCTCGACGACTGCCGACGCAAAAGTCGAGGACGAGCCGAAATATTCATCGGCAAGCGTGTCGCAAAAGCTGCCGTGCAACCTTCGCAGGAAACGCCCTTCCGCATCGCCCTCGCGCACGAAGGCGTCCAACCAAAACCGGCTGGCAAGATGCGCGGCGGGGCTGCTGGATACGCCGTCGGCCACTGCCAGCCGCACGGCATCATCCGCCTCAGACACGCGGGTTTTGTGCAGCCTGACCTGACGCACCGCCGTGCCGTCAAACAAGGCATCCTGATTGCGTGCTTTGCCGGCACCGACCATTTGAAAATAGGCAAGCTGAAACATGGTAATCCTGACAATCCTGATTTAAATAAACCTACTTCGGCGCTTTTCGCAAAAACGAATTTCAACGCAAAGCCCCTTGTTCATTGGCGACAGTATATATCAATAATGCCGATGCGCTTCTCCCTAACGCCATTTTCTCAACCAACTCAAAACACCTTACAACAGGTCGTCTGAAAATACGAAACCCATTTTTCAGACGACCTGACTTTGCCAAAGCAATCGATTTTATGTAAACTGGAAACCTCTTGTCGGAGTGCTGCTTGTTCCCGCAAACAGCTGAGACCGCATCAGCGGAATCCGTAGAACCTGTCGGGGTAATGCCTGCGTA
The DNA window shown above is from Neisseria sicca and carries:
- a CDS encoding PP2C family protein-serine/threonine phosphatase; protein product: MFQLAYFQMVGAGKARNQDALFDGTAVRQVRLHKTRVSEADDAVRLAVADGVSSSPAAHLASRFWLDAFVREGDAEGRFLRRLHGSFCDTLADEYFGSSSTFASAVVEADGLCRICNVGDSRVYHISAEGRWRQVSHDHTVLADLIEQGEARADTEYADMYYSLAHCLIADDEETHFKIFTDSFALQRGEAVLVCSDGLHDALPHERLEALWNASPSLLDKLEALRRAVKRVPYHDDCSAAVCLRQR
- a CDS encoding DUF4132 domain-containing protein; its protein translation is MTQNQTVQISDSRRAEFNQLLDVLQREWRQKCLNEYDTINLKLCPSFTEVEKAAPEYRVDFLIHCIDLIRGWGRNKVFNNKGGDWIRSYGTTRAAVAMALARKTLPMTEQDVQRIFAAMLDDNGLSERQADDYPLKYLINQIKKQFPNPSETLSECLKNACSRYRVFAENLWDKKAATANLAALAELAGGSAEACFPAQDDEFAQYANPQLAALPPEQQDVWSKIIALALSANAGKPSEKYLKEAKTLIDTLGADRFKKMLHGWIEFVYGNEEVRIETFTHEYRGGSYNYDTHVLPVCSINQTVLKGLVWMCSHFHDSATLSALTQLALHSYDKIPNLGARYAAMGNACFYALFRSKGLDGIACLSRLRLRIKFSNVQSAIAKYLDEAAAQRGVSRNEIEDMAVDSFGLQEGCRDYDFGGYTCRLAVTGVGKSELRWFKPDGSPQKTVPAFVKTDHADKLKKIKAAQKNLNTTLTAQRDRLDQMMRSEHRVPLEHAEQYYWQHGLMSCLTRPLIWQFFRDENDTQGCTALWLDGTWVDETGAQTDVSDCLQISLWHPALATQQSIAQWRKLLLDKEIRQPLKQAYREIYLLTEAEINTKTYSNRFAAHILKQHQYMTLAKGRGWKGSLAGAWDGGDDATVSLDLPEYNLRAEFWTNAVDSEEAWTESGIWQYVSTDQVRFHRLDDGYNATALDLIDIPPRMFSEVLRDVDLFVGVASVGNDPTWEDNGGEARFYSYWQSYSFGDLGEVAKTRKAVLETLLPRLKIAKVAHIDGNFLVVQGKLRTYKIHIGSSNILMLPDDQYLCIVPDSRKKDASDKLFIPFEGDNTLSVVLSKAMLLAEDDKITDSTITSQIQR